Proteins from a genomic interval of Scatophagus argus isolate fScaArg1 chromosome 6, fScaArg1.pri, whole genome shotgun sequence:
- the fbxl5 gene encoding F-box/LRR-repeat protein 5 produces the protein MAPFPDEVDVFTGPHWRMKQLVGLYCEKLSKTNFSNNSDFRSFLQSLCATFKEFKMHEQIENEYIIGLLQQRCCTVYNVHSDNNLSEMLSLFEKGLHSIKSEYEQLNYAQQLKERLEAFTQDFLPHMKEEEEVFQPMLMQYFTYEELKDIKKQVIAQHCSQQQWDCAAEVLKGFSLWSQAEQLQKAFKYADHEKTDYELEKNEKSSAHISQLPTEIMLRLFRYLGPEDLCRCSQVCSSWSELAKTGSLWRHLYPVRWARGDYYSGPPGELDQEPDEDWVKSRQNEGRAYQEWDEDADVDESDVSGHTQGSLAISTAQREKRLLNGIIQNLLPAVGPSVKSIVLAYSSTVSSKMVRQILNLCPNITHLDLTQTDITDFAFDSWTSLGACLSLEHLDLSGCEKITDHTLKKLSFGLGDLTSSTCSDKRSDRRAKLLKSSPLPIMLTEESKLNPMQRKRQAIIFKQGTGRWGAASTPTRVWVLDSSDLADIEDAAEWSRRDGMHLPEAESFVETQLVGGSCCCRRSRRRGHRTGSNSSYLHQQYAMSTETFCGHSTCCTGDTALRTFTGPHCESGTARSSTAEFRTKCSPFGGMQCLEKRTDQSEAKRSLRFLSLSGCYQVTDLGLRALSQRGGLPLLEHLNLSGCLFITEVGLQELVSACPSLNDEHFYYCDNINGPHADTASGCQNLQCGFRACCRSGE, from the exons ATGGCTCCCTTTCCGGACGAGGTGGATGTTTTTACTGGCCCACATTGGCGAATGAAGCAGCTGGTGGGCCTGTATTGCGAAAAG CTGTCAAAAACCAACTTCTCCAACAACAGTGATTTTCGCTCATTTCTCCAGTCGCTGTGCGCCACCTTTAAGGAGTTCAAGATGCATGAACAAATTGAGAATGAGTACATTATCGGTCTGTTGCAACAGCGCTGCTGCACTGTGTACAACGTACACTCGGACAACAATCTGTCAGAGATGTTGTCCCTCTTTGAAAAGGGGTTGCACAGCATTAAG AGTGAATATGAGCAGCTAAACTATGCCCAGCAGCTGAAGGAAAGACTAGAAGCGTTCACGCAAGATTTTCTGCCGCAcatgaaggaagaagaagag GTGTTTCAGCCTATGCTCATGCAGTACTTCACCTATGAGGAGCTCAAGGACATCAAGAAGCAGGTGATAGCACagcactgcagccagcagcagtgGGACTGTGCCGCTGAGGTCCTGAAGGGCTTCAGTTTGTGGAGCCAGGCAGAGCAGCTGCAAAAAGCCTTCAAATATGCTGATCATGAGAAGACAGATTATG aACTGGAAAAGAACGAGAAGTCTTCAGCCCACATCTCCCAGCTTCCTACAGAAATCATGCTGAGGCTGTTCCGCTATCTGGGCCCTGAAGATCTGTGTCGCTGTAGTCAAGTGTGCAGCTCTTGGTCTGAGCTGGCCAAGACTGGCTCTCTGTGGAGGCATCTCTACCCTGTGCGCTGGGCCAGAG gTGATTATTATAGTGGCCCTCCAGGGGAACTGGACCAGGAACCAGATGAGGACTGGGTCAAGAGTCGACAGAATGAGGGTCGCGCCTATCAGGAATGGGATGAGGATGCTGATGTTGATGAATCTG ATGTGTCGGGCCATACACAGGGCTCCCTCGCTATTAGCACTGCTCAGCGAGAGAAGAGGCTTCTGAATGGGATTATCCAGAACCTCCTGCCAGCTGTGGGTCCGTCTGTCAAGTCCATTGTTCTGGCATACAGCTCTACCGTCTCTAGTAAAATG GTGCGCCAGATCCTCAATCTCTGCCCCAATATCACTCACCTGGACCTGACCCAGACTGATATTACAGATTTTGCATTTGACAG cTGGACATCCCTCGgagcctgtctgtctctggagCACCTGGATTTGTCAGGTTGTGAGAAGATTACCGATCACACCCTGAAGAAGCTGTCTTTCGGGCTTGGTGACCTCACGTCTTCCACCTGCTCTGATAAACGCTCAGATCGACGAGCCAAGCTCCTCAAAAGTTCCCCTCTGCCTATCATGCTTACAGAAGAGAGTAAGCTAAATCCAATGCAGCGGAAGCGGCAAGCCATCATTTTTAAGCAAGGGACTGGCCGTTGGGGGGCTGCCTCCACCCCCACAAGAGTGTGGGTCTTGGACTCCTCAGACCTTGCTGACATTGAAGATGCTGCAGAGTGGAGCCGTCGTGATGGGATGCATCTCCCGGAAGCAGAAAGCTTCGTAGAAACACAGCTTGTGGGAGGCTCGTGCTGttgcaggaggagcaggaggcgCGGGCACAGGACTGGCTCAAATTCCTCCTACTTGCATCAGCAGTATGCAAtgtccacagaaacattttgtggtCACTCCACCTGCTGCACTGGTGACACGGCCCTCAGGACTTTTACTGGGCCCCACTGCGAGTCAGGCACTGCCAGAAGCAGCACTGCAGAATTTCGGACTAAATGCTCCCCGTTTGGGGGGATGCAGTGTCTTGAAAAGaggactgaccaatcagaggcaaaACGCTCACTGAGATTTCTCAGTCTGTCTGGATGTTATCAAGTCACAGATTTGGGCTTGAG ggctCTGTCACAGCGTGGAGGGCTTCCTCTCCTGGAGCATCTCAACTTGTCTGGCTGCCTCTTCATAACTGAGGTGGGGCTGCAGGAGTTGGTGTCAGCCTGCCCTTCCCTCAATGATGAGCACTTCTATTACTGTGACAACATCAACG GTCCTCATGCAGACACGGCCAGCGGCTGCCAGAACCTGCAGTGTGGTTTCAGGGCGTGCTGTCGCTCTGGAGAGTGA